The genomic DNA CAACGCCCGGGGGGCGGTGTTCGGCCACCCCGGCGGGCAGGAGAAGCTGCGCATCGCACCGGCGGCCATCCGCAACCGGGTCGATGCCGTGGGGCGCGACCTCTACGACAACAAGAGCACCCGGCGCGACGTGTTCATCCTGGCCGCCGACCTGCGGCCCGGCGACTCGGGCGGCGCCTTGGTCGATGTCAACGGCGCCGTGGTAGGCGTGGCCTTCGCCATCGCCCCCGACCGGCCGGGAACGTCGTACGCCCTGACGAGCCGGGAGCTCAACACGGCGTTGGCGGCGCCGAGGCGGGCCAACGCCAGCACGGGTCCCTGCCTGCGGAAGGGGTAAGACGGTCGCCTGCGGCTGCTTCGTAGGCAAAAAAAGAACGAGCCCCCGAAGGGGCTCGTTCCTCACATCGAGATCCGATTACAACGCGTGGGGGCTACTCGACCTCGATGAAGATGCACTCGCCGGGGCACTCCTCGGCGGATTCGATGGTGGCTTCCTCCATCCCGGCGGGGACGGCGCCGAGCCCCTCGGGGCCGCCCGGGTCGCTGAACACCTTGTCGCCTTCCTTGACGTAGGCCAGGCCGTCGTCGAGGAGGGTGAACACCGCCGGCGCGATCTCTTCGCAGAGGCCGTCGCCCGTGCAGAGATCCTGATCGATCCAGACCTTCATGCCGGCGACGGTAGCCACGTCCCCCAGGCGTCGTCAATTTGCGCGGGATCGGCGGGTGAAACTCCCGCATATGCCCTCGACATGGCAGAGGACCGGTGTATGTTCGCTTC from Acidimicrobiales bacterium includes the following:
- a CDS encoding ferredoxin; the protein is MKVWIDQDLCTGDGLCEEIAPAVFTLLDDGLAYVKEGDKVFSDPGGPEGLGAVPAGMEEATIESAEECPGECIFIEVE